A genomic segment from Mus caroli chromosome 17, CAROLI_EIJ_v1.1, whole genome shotgun sequence encodes:
- the Srsf3 gene encoding serine/arginine-rich splicing factor 3, which yields MHRDSCPLDCKVYVGNLGNNGNKTELERAFGYYGPLRSVWVARNPPGFAFVEFEDPRDAADAVRELDGRTLCGCRVRVELSNGEKRSRNRGPPPSWGRRPRDDYRRRSPPPRRRSPRRRSFSRSRSRSLSRDRRRERSLSRERNHKPSRSFSRSRSRSRSNERK from the exons atgCATCGTGATTCCTGTCCCTTGGATTGTAAGGTTTATGTAGGTAATCTTGGAAATAATGGAAACAAGACTGAATTGGAACGGGCTTTTGGCTATTATGGACCACTCAGAAGTGTGTGGGTTGCTCGAAACCCTCCTGGCTTTGCTTTCGTCGAATTTGAGGATCCCCGAGATGCTGCTGATGCTGTCCGGGAACTAGATGGAAG AACACTGTGTGGCTGCCGTGTAAGAGTGGAACTGTCGAACGGTGAAAAGAGAAGTCGGAATCGTGGGCCGCCTCCCTCTTGGGGTCGTCGTCCTCGAGATGATTACCGCAGGAGGAGTCCTCCACCTCGGCGCAG ATCCCCAAGAAGGAGAAGCTTTTCCCGAAGCCGGAGCAG gtCACTTTCTAGAGATAGGAGAAGAGAAAGGTCTCTGTCTCGTGAGAGAAATCACAAGCCGTCTCGATCCTTCTCTAGGTCTCGTAG ccgATCTAGGTcaaatgaaaggaaatag